One region of Parambassis ranga unplaced genomic scaffold, fParRan2.1 scaffold_37_arrow_ctg1, whole genome shotgun sequence genomic DNA includes:
- the LOC114431085 gene encoding mitochondrial ubiquitin ligase activator of nfkb 1-A-like: protein MYRKKKKTADELDNASHINIDGNLKDTLEVTPGARLQYAVVEGVVEPVGEPLRSQCHEDIVGVVHKVEVTEPRLGLSSLYSALFKSHQQVTSVPFVLRGSDGTAVQVHCPLKASGLNMEMLYKRFLQVSHGFSVLGWYFSGVKSYSRLETEEMLRVGTRVTGVGQLTLDPDGTLNLRPPSDGSKYFLSMADYDTLRKQYSAATKAWKRFAVIFALAGAAALYLHGKLR, encoded by the exons ATgtatagaaagaagaagaagacagcagatgagcttgat AATGCCTCCCACATCAACATAGATGGAAACCTTAAAGACACTTTGGAGGTTACACCAGGAGCACGTCTGCAGTATGCTGTTGTTGAAG GTGTTGTGGAGCCTGTAGGCGAGCCACTGAGGAGTCAGTGTCATGAAGACATTGTTGGTGTGGTGCACAAAGTGGAAGTCACAGAGCCCAGGCTGGGATTGAGCAGCCTTTACTCTGCTCTTTTCAAGAGTCATCAACAAGTGACATCGGTGCCCTTCGTATTAAGGGGTTCGGATGGGACTGCAGTCCAAGTCCATTGTCCACTGAAGgcctctggactgaacatggagatGTTGTACAAGAGGTTTCTCCAGGTCAGCCATGGATTCAGTGTTCTTGGATGGTATTTCAGCGGGGTGAAGTCCTACAGTCGACTGGAGACCGAGGAAATGCTTAGA GTGGGCACACGTGTTACTGGTGTAGGCCAGCTGACGCTGGACCCAGATGGCACCCTGAATCTTAGACCCCCTTCTGATGGATCTAAGTACTTTCTGAGCATGGCAGACTATGACACTTTACGAAAACAATACAGCGCTGCGACCAAAGCGTGGAAGCGTTTTGCTGTTATATTTGCTTTAGCCGGTGCAGCGGCACTCTACCTACATGGAAAGCTTCGCTGA